The genomic interval GCCTGGCGGGTGTGATGCATTGGCAGGTTGGAGCCCCGTTTGCATCAGGCGCGGTGCTCGGCCTGCTGCTGGCGCGGCCATTGGCGGCCAGGCTGGCCGGGCCGCGTTTGCAGCAGATGTTTGCGGTGGCCGGTTGGACGGCGGCATTGCTGCTGGCGGGCAAGGCACTATTGGGCTAGCAGCGCGTCCTGTTCTGCGGCGCACAGCGCCAGCAGGTAGTCCCACACCACCCGCAGGCGCACTGACTTGTGCAGCTCGCGGCGGGTGCAGATCCAGTAGCTGCGCTGGATGGTTTCGCCAGGCAGTACGCGCACCAGCGTCGGGTCGTCGTGAGCCATGTAGTTGGGCAGTACGGCGATGCCCAGCCCGGCGCGGGCGGCAGCCTGTTGGGCAATGACGCTGGTGCTGCGAAACACCACGGTCGGTGCCCGGCAGAAACTGTTGAGAAACAGCAGTTCCTGGCTGAACAGCAGGTCGTCGACGTAGCCGATCCAGTTGTGCCGGGCCAGGTCCTCACGGTTGCGCAACGGCGGTGCCCGGTCCAGGTAGTCCTGGCTGGCGTACAGCGCCAGGCGGTAGTCGGTGAGCTTGCGGGTTATCAGCAGGTCGGCGTTGGGGCGTTCCAGGTGAATGCTGATCTCCGCTTCGCGGTTGAGGATGCTGACAAAGCGCGGCACCGCCACCAGTTCCACCTCCAGGCCCGGGTAGCGCTCGAACAACGCGTTCATGCGTGGGGTGAAGAACATGATGCCGATGCCTTCGGTCACCCCCAGGCGAATTTTGCCCAACGGGGTGATGGCCTGGGTGATTTCTTCCTGCGCCAACAGCGCGACGTTCTCCATGGCCTCGGCATGCTTGAGCAGGGCTTGGCCCGAGGGGGTCAGCTCGTAGCCCTGTGCATGTTGTACAAACAGCGCGGTGCCCAGGCTTTGCTCGATGCTCTCGATATGCCGGGCCACCGTGCTGTGGGTTGTGTTGAGGCGCTTGGCGGCGGTAAGCAGGCGGCCGCTGCGCTGCAACTCGAGGAAAAACCGCAGATCGTTCCAGTCGAACATGCTGATCCTTGTGGCTGTTCGTCCGGCCCTTTCGCGGGTAAACCCGCTCTCACAGGGACCGCGCCGCCTTCAGAAGCAGCGTCGAACCTGTGGGAGCGGGTTTACCCGCGAAGAGGCCGGTATAGGCTTACCCCTGTGCTAAAACGCACAACGGCTGCGCGAAATCTCGTGTTTCACTCACGAAATTACGCACTAAGATGGATCGGGACAAGAATAAAAAACGGGCGCGAGGTTGCACATGCCATCAGCCGATTCTGTCTTCGACTACGTGGTCGTAGGGGCCGGTCCCGCCGGTTGCCTTCTGGCCAACCGTTTGTCCGCCGACCCATCCTGCCGCGTTTTGCTGCTGGAAGCAGGTGGCCGCGACAACTATCCCTGGATTCACATCCCCGTCGGCTATCTCTATTGCATCGGCAACCCGCGCACTGACTGGTGCTTCAAGACCGAGGCGCAGCCAGGCCTGGGGGGGCGCGCACTGGGCTACCCACGCGGCAAGGTGCTCGGTGGCTGTTCTTCAATCAACGGCATGATCTACATGCGTGGCCAGGCGGCGGACTATGACCGCTGGGCCGAGCAAGGCAATGACGGCTGGGCCTGGAAGGACGTGCTGCCGCTGTTCAAGGCCAGCGAAAACCACTTCGCCGGCGCCAGTGAGCACCACGGCGGTGACGGCGAATGGCGGGTCGAGCGCCAGCGCTACAGCTGGCCAATCCTCGATGCTTTCCGTGATGCCGCCGAGCAAAGCGGCATCGGCAAGGTCGACGACTTCAACACCGGCGACAACCAGGGCTGTGGATACTTTCAGGTCAACCAGCGCAGCGGCGTACGCTGGAACGCCTCCAAAGCTTTCCTGAGGCCGATAAAGGACCGCGCCAACCTCACTGTGCTGACCGGCGTTCAGGTTGACCAGGTACTGCTCAACAACACCCGGGCGCGGGCCGTGAAAGCATTTTGGCAAGGCGCCTGGCACGAGTTTGCGTCGCGTCGCGAAATCATCCTCTGCGCCGGCGCTGTTGGTTCACCCGGTATTCTGCAACGCTCCGGCATCGGCCCGCGCCAGCTGCTGGAAAGCCTGGGCATTGGTGTACGCCACGATATGCCGGGCGTGGGGGGCAACCTTCAGGACCACCTGCAACTGCGCCTGATCTACCAGATCCGCAATACCCGCACCTTGAACCAGATGGCCAATAGCCTCTGGGGCAAGATGGGCATGGGCCTGCGCTACCTTTATGACCGCAGCGGCCCACTGGCGATGGCGCCGAGCCAGCTGGGCGCGTTCGTGCGCTCGAGCCCGGACCAGGCCACCGCCAACCTGCAGTATCACGTTCAGCCGCTTTCACTGGAGCGCTTCGGTGAGCCGCTGCATTCGTTCCCGGCCTTTACCGCATCGGTGTGCAACCTGCACCCGGTAAGCCGCGGGCGTATCGATATCAGCAGCACCGACATGAACAGCACGCCGCTGATCGACCCCAACTACCTCAGCGAGCCACAGGACCTGCGCGTGGCCGCCGATGCCATCCGCCTCACCCGGCGCATCGTGCAGGCCCCTGCCCTTGCAGCGTTCGACCCCAAGGAATACCTGCCAGGCCCAGCCCTGCAAACCGAGCAAGAGCTGTTTGAGGCAGCCGGCAAAATTGGCACCACCATCTTCCACCCGGTCGGTACCTGCCGTATGGGCAGCGGTGCCCTGGACGTTGTGGATAACCAGTTGCGCGTGCACGGCATCCCCGGTTTGCGTGTGGCCGATGCCTCGATCATGCCGCAGATCACCTCCGGTAATACCTGTTCACCGACCCTGATGATCGCCGAGAAGGCGGCGCAACTGATCCTCAAAGGAGCTGCTACCCAGACCTACATGAACGAAGACGCGATACCGACCCCCTGACCCGGGTGCGTGCAACACCGGTGGCTCGCGGTCAGAAGCCGCCGACAGTGGAACAAAAAGAATAATCACTGTGGCCTGCGGGCCGAGGACAGCAACGATGTCGGATTACATCCAGGAACAGGGTGCGGCGGCCAGCAGCTCCAGCCGCCGTGAAGAACGCAAGATCATTTTCGCGTCATCCCTCGGGACGGTTTTCGAGTGGTATGACTTTTTTCTCTATGGTGCGCTGGCAGCGGTCATCAGCAAGCAGTTCTTTGCTGGGGTGAACGACACCACCGCATTCATCTTCGCCCTCATGGCCTTCGCCGCCGGCTTTCTGGTGCGGCCGTTCGGTGCATTGGTGTTCGGCCGCCTGGGCGACATGATCGGGCGCAAGTACACCTTCCTGGTCACCATCGTGCTGATGGGTTTGTCCACCTTCGCCGTGGGGTTGCTGCCCACTTATGCCAGTATCGGCATTGCCGCACCGATCATCCTGGTGATCCTGCGCATGCTCCAAGGGCTGGCGCTGGGGGGGGAGTACGGCGGTGCTGCCACCTATGTGGCCGAGCATGCGCCCCATGGCAAACGGGGCTTTTACACCGGTTTCATCCAGTCTACGGCCACCCTTGGCCTGTTGTTGTCGCTGCTGGTGGTGCTGGGCAGCCGCTACATCAGTGGCGACCAGTTCGAAACGTGGGGCTGGCGCCTGCCGTTCCTGTTGTCGATCGTGCTGCTGGCCATCTCCACCTGGATCCGCATGAGCATGCACGAGTCGCCGGCCTTCGTGAAAATGAAGGCCCAGGGCAAGGTCAGCAAGTCGCCTATTCGTGAGTCGTTCACCTCTTGGCCTAACCTGAAAGTGGTGCTGACCGCCTTGTTCAGCATCAACGCCGGGCAAGCCGTGACCTTCTATACGGCGCAGTTCTATGTGTTGTTCTTCATGACCCAAATGCTGAAGATGGACCCTGCCCAGGCCAACACGCTGCTGATCATCAGTGTGGTGATCGGTGCGCCGTTCTTCGTGTTTTTCGGTTGGCTGTCGGACCGTATTGGCCGCAAGCCGATCCTGATGCTCGGCCTGCTGTTGGCCACGGTGCTGTACTTCCCGCTGTTCAAGGCGCTAAGCCATTACGCCAACCCTCAGATCGACGCAGCCAGCCGGCAGGCGCCTATCGTGGTTACGGCCGACCCACAAAATTGCACCTTCCAGTTCGACCCGGTGGGCAAGGCTCGTTTTGACAGCCCGTGCGACAAGGTCAAGACATTCCTGGTGAAGCAGGGCCTGCCGTATAGCTCAGTGAACGTGGCCGGCAGCGATGTGGTAGTCAATATTGGTGAAAAGACCATCAATGGCTACGACGAAGCGGCCATGCGCAGCGCAGTGGAGCAGGCGGGCTACCCGGCCAAGGCCGACCCAGGGCAGGTCAACCAGGTAATGGTGGTGGTGCTGATCGTGGCGATGATCCTGATCGCGACCATGACCTATGGCCCGCTGGCAGCGGTAATGGTCGAGCTGTTCCCGACCCGTATCCGCTACACCTCAATGTCCCTGCCCTACCATATTGGTAATGGCTGGTTCGGCGGTTTCCTGCCAACGGTATCGTTCGCGCTGGTGGTGTATACCGGGGATATCTTCTACGGATTGTGGTACCCGGTGCTGGTGACCGGGATCAGCCTGGTGGTGGGGATTTTCTGCCTTAAAGAAACCAAGGATGTGGATCTCGACAAGGTCTGACCCTGTTCATCCGGCATAAAAAAACCGGCTGTAAAAGCCGGTTTTTTTATGCCGCGGAAAAACTTATGCACGCTTTTCAGAAAAAATTCATAAGTAGAAATAAACTTCTAATTCAAGTACTTAGCGATCATTTCAAGCATTTGATCGAAAAACTGCTCACAAGTTATCCACAGATGATCAGGCCATCTGCTGTTGGGGTTTTTCATCAGCTGGCGGCAGCGAACCCAAGGCCCGTTGAGTCGCTTCGTTCCACGCCGCTGCGCGGTCATTGAGTTCGGCGATGGCACGTGGCCCGGTGCCATTGGCGTACATCGGCTCGCCAATCACCACTTCGATGGTACCGGCACGCTTGCCCCAACCTGTCTTCGGCCAGAACTTGCCGGCATTGTGGGCAATCGGCAGCACCGGCAGCCCGGCATTCACGGCCAGCGCAGTACCGCCGCGGGAGAACTTGCCCACGGTGCCGAAGGGCACGCGGGTGCCTTCCGGGAAGATCAGCACCCAAGTCTTCTGCTTGAGCAGCTCGTCGCCTTTGCTCGCCACCTGGCGCAACGCTTCCTTTGGGTTGTCGCGGTTGATCGCGATCGGCCGCAGCATGGCCATGGCCCAGCCGAAAAACGGCACGTACAGCAGCTCGCGCTTGAGCACTTGGCTCAGCGGCGAAAAGTACTGGGAAAGGAAGAAGGTTTCCCAAGTGCTTTGGTGGTTGGACAGGATCACACAGGGCTCTTTCGGCACGTTTTCGGCGCCGGTGACCTTGTAGTCGATGCCGAGAATGGTGCGCACCAGGAACAGCGCGCAGCGACACCAATACACGTTGATGAACCTGTAGCGCTTGGGGAACGACAGGAACGGCGCGATGAAGAAGCTCAGCGAGCACCACAGCAGTGAACTGGTGCCCAGCAGCAGGTAAAAAAGAAAGATTCTGATCGCCTGCAGGATCGACATAGTGGCTTGTACCATTGCGGGGCATGCCCGCCTGAGAAAATGCGCCCGAAGGCGCACTGTTTAAATTAGTTCTCTGGCGATAGCTGCCAGATCGTCGAAAATCAGTGTAGTTTCAGGGACACCTTTTTCCAGGGTCCGCTCGCCCTTGCCAGTTTTTACCAACACGGGTTGTGCACCGACGGCCAGGGCGGCCTCCAGGTCACCTTTGCTGTCGCCGACGAACCAGACGCCTTGCAGGGCGACCCGGTAATGCTCGGCAATCGCCACCAGCATGCCAGGCTTTGGCTTGCGGCAATCGCAGCCATCGTCCGGCCCGTGCGGGCAATACACGATATGGCCCACCTCGCCCCCCTGCTCCGCCACCAGCTCGCGCAGGCGTGCGTGCATGGCTTCCAGGGTTGCCAGTGTGTAATAGCCACGGGCAATGCCGGACTGGTTGGTGGCCACGGCCACCGTCCAGCCCGCTTTGCTCAACTGCGCGATGGCCTCGACCGAGCCAGGGATCGGCACCCATTCTTCCAGCGTCTTGATGTAGGCGTCGGAGTCATGGTTGATGACCCCGTCACGGTCGAGAATCAGCAGTTTCAAGGCTTACCCCAGCAGCGAAATGTCGGCCACGCCCAGGAACAGGCCGCGCAGGCGGCTGAGCAGGGCATAACGGTTGGCGCGTACCTTGGCATCTTCAGCGTTGACCATCACCGCTTCGAAGAAGGCGTCGACCGGGTCACGCAGGGCCGCCAGGCGGGCCAGCGATTCACTGTACTGGCGTGCAGCAGCCATCGGCTGCACGGCCTGGTCGGCCTGCTGGATGGCCGAGTACAGGGAGAACTCGTTGGCGTTGTCGAAGTACTTTGGCTCGACCTGTTCGGCGATGGCACCTTCGGCCTTGCTCAGCAAGTTCGATACACGCTTGTTCACCGCGGCCAGGGCTTCGGCTTCCGGCAGCTTGCGGAAGGCCTGCACAGCTTGCACACGCTGGTCGAAGTCCAGGGCCGAGCCTGGCTGCAGGGCACGCACCGACAGGTAGGTGGCCACGTCGATGCCTTCGTCTTCGTAACGCGCACGCAGGCGGTCGAAGATGAATTCCAGTACCTGTTCGGCCAGGCCAGCGGCCTTGACCTTGGCGCCGAACTGCTTGACTGCGAACTCGACCGCACCGGTCAGGTTCAGGTCGAGCTGCTTCTCGATCAGAATGCGCAGCACGCCCAAGGCAGCACGGCGCAGGGCGTACGGGTCCTTGCTCCCGGTAGGCAGCATGCCGATGCCGAAGATGCCAACGAGGGTGTCGAGTTTGTCGGCGATGGCCACGGCAGCACCGGTGAGGGTCTGCGGCAGCTCGGCGCCAGCACCGCGCGGCATGTACTGCTCGTTCAAAGCCAGGGCGACGTCCTGCGGCTCACCGTCGTTGAGCGCGTAGTAGTAACCGGCAACACCCTGCATTTCGGGGAACTCGCCGACCATCTCGGTGGCCAGGTCGCACTTGGACAGCAGGCCGGCACGGCCGGCGCGCTGGGCGTCGCCGCCGATCAGCGGGGCAATGAACGCAGCCAGTTTGGAAACACGCTCGGCCTTGTCGTACACAGTGCCCAGCTGCGCCTGGAACACCACGTTTTTCAGGCGCTCGTTGAAGGTTTCCAGCGGCTGCTTCTTGTCCTGCTTGAAGAAGAACTCGGCGTCGGTCAGGCGTGGGCGCACGACCTTCTCGTTGCCTTGCACGATCTGCTTCGGGTCGCGGCTCTCGACGTTGGCCACGGTGATGAAGCGCGGCAGCAGCTTGCCTTCGCTGTCCAGCAGGCAGAAGTACTTCTGGTTGTCCTGCATGGTGGTGATCAGGGCTTCCTGTGGCACTTCAAGGAAACGCTCCTCGAACGAGCACACCAGCGGCACTGGCCACTCGACCAGGGCAGTCACTTCGTCCAGCAGCGCAGGCGGCACGATGGCGGTGCCTTCCTGCTGCATGGCCAGCTCGGCGGTACGCTTGCTGATCAGCTCGCGGCGCTCGGCGAAGTCGGCCAGCACGTAGGCTTTGCGCAGGTCTTCGACGTAGTTGGCCGGGGTGGTGATGACGACGTTTTCCGGGTGGTGGAAGCGGTGGCCACGGGATTCACGGCCGGCTTTCTGCGACAGGATGGTGCAGTCGACCACCTGGTCGCCCAGCAGCATCACCAGCCATTGCGTCGGGCGTACGAACTCTTCACGGCTGGCCGCCCAGCGCATGCGCTTGGGAATCGGCAGGTCGTTGAGCGAATCTTCGACGATGGTTGGCAGCAAGCCGGCGGTGGCCTTGCCTGGGATATGCTGGGAGAAGCGCAGCTTGGCGCCGCTCTGGTCGATTTCCGACAGATCTACACCGCATTTCTTGGCAAAGCCAAGAGCAGCCTGGGTCGGCTCGCCGTCTTTGAAAGCAGCCTGCAGGGGCGGGCCGTCGATATTGATGCTGCGGTCAGGCTGCTGCACGTCCAGCTGGCGGATCAGCACGGCCAGGCGGCGCGGCGCGGCGTACACCTGCTTGCCGGTGTAGTTCAGGCCAGCGGCCTGCAGGCCTTTCTCGATGCCGGCCAGGAAGGCGTCGCCGAGGGTGGCGAGGGCCTTGGGTGGCAGCTCTTCGGTGCCCAGTTCTACCAGGAAATCTTGAGCACTCATTGTGCAGCCTCCAGCTTAGCCAACACTTCGTCACGCAATTCAGGGGTGGCCATCGGGAAGCCCAGGCGTGCGCGGGCTTGCAGATAGCTTTGCGCCACGTCCCGGGCCAGGGTACGTACACGCAAGATGTAACGCTGGCGCTCGGTTACCGAGATGGCGCGGCGGGCGTCCAGCAGGTTGAAGGTGTGCGAGGCCTTCAGGACCATTTCATAGGTCGGCAACGGCAGATCCAGCTTGATCAGGCGGTTGGCTTCGCTTTCGTAGAAGTCGAACAGTTCGAACAGCTTGTCGACATTGGCGTGCTCGAAGTTGTAGGTCGACTGCTCCACCTCGTTCTGGTGGAACACGTCGCCATAGGTGACTTTGCCAAACGGGCCGTCGGCCCACACCAGGTCGTACACCGAGTCGACGCCCTGGATGTACATGGCCAGGCGCTCCAGGCCGTAGGTGATTTCACCGGTGACCGGGTAGCACTCGATACCGCCTACCTGCTGGAAGTAGGTGAACTGGGTGACTTCCATCCCGTTGAGCCAGATTTCCCAGCCCAGACCCCAGGCGCCGAGGGTCGGCGATTCCCAGTTGTCTTCGACGAAGCGGATGTCGTGCACCAGCGGATCCAGGCCGATGGCTTTCAGCGAGCCGAGGTACAGCTCCTGGAAGTTGGCCGGGTTGGGCTTGAGCACGACCTGGAACTGGTAGTAGTGCTGCAGGCGGTTTGGGTTTTCGCCATACCGCCCGTCGGCAGGGCGACGGCTAGGCTGCACGTAGGCGGCGTTCCAGGTTTCTGGGCCGACGGCGCGCAGGAACGTGGCGGTATGGAAAGTGCCGGCGCCTACTTCCATATCGTAGGGCTGAAGCACCACACAACCTTGAGCTGCCCAGTAGTTCTGCAGGGCGAGGATCAGGTCTTGGAAGGTACGCACGGCTGGCGTAGGCTGGCTCACGAAATTCACCTGTATCTGGGGATGCGGATGTAAAGAGCGGGAGTATAACCTGATTCGCCTCGCCCTCTACTCATTGGAGCCTTATGCCACGCTGCTTTTGGTGTACCGACGATCCGTTGTACCAGGCCTACCATGACCAGGAATGGGGAACGCCACAGCGTGACCCGGCGTTGCTCTTCGAGATGCTTTTGCTCGAAGGGTTCCAGGCCGGGCTTTCGTGGATAACCGTTTTGCGCAAACGCGAGCGTTATCGCGAGGTGATGTACGGCTTCGACCCGGAAAAGCTGGCCGCCATGAGCGACGAGCGTATCGAAGAACTGATGCAGGATGCGGGTATCATCCGCAACCGCCTCAAGCTCAAGGCTGCGCGGCGCAATGCCCAGGCCTGGCGGGCTGTGGATAACCCGGCCGAATGGCTGTGGTCGTTCGTTGGCGGCGAGCCGAAGATCAACCACTTCAACGGGCGCGGCGACGTGCCGGCTATTACCGACGAAGCCAAGGCCATGAGCAAGGCCCTGCAGAAAGCCGGCTTCACCTTTGTCGGCCCGACCATCTGCTACGCCTTCATGCAGGCCACCGGCATGGTCATGGACCACACCACCGATTGCGATCGCTATTCCACGCTAAGCGATTCAACAGGTACGATATTTTAAAAATATACCCACCCATGTTTATGTACATTTTGGTGGGGGTGGTTTAAATTCCTCTCTCGTCTACCTAAGAGGGGAGCATCATGGCTGCCAAGATGAAATCGGGCACCTGGCAAGACTTTTCGCAGCGTTTTTTGCGTGCTCACGGCATGCCGGTAGGCTGTGAGCTACGCCTGTACAGGAAAGATGGGCGCAAAGTTCGTTCAGATCTTGGTATCAAGCGTAGAGCGATTAATCGTTCGAACATCACTGTATTGAAAGGAAGTGATCGCATTTCCGAACTCATTACGGATGCTGCTCGCCTTCTCTCAACAGATGTTCTTGCGCGTGGCTATGAGATGGGACTCTACAGCCCTGAAGGCGATCGTGTTTACGGGCAAACATACGTTGAGACAATCCGGTCATTGCAGGAGACAAAAAAGCAGGTTGACCCCATAGAGGTCTTCATCGATCTGCTTGAGGACGCGGGTGTTGATGACCTGACGCTTCGTCAAGTTGGTTCATTGTATTCGCGATTAAGCGAGATTTTCGACAATGGACATTTTGAGAAAATGTTGTTGAAAGCCCCTGCTGCGCTGGGTAAGTGATTTGTGGCCAGGAGGTTACGGACACCGACGGGACGCCTTTAGCAAACTGCTTCGGACCAATACGCTACTGCGCTGCAGTCGACCAGTTACAATGCGCGCCTTGCTGAAATAAGGAATTCGCCTGTGGAAAAGTTCAAGGGCGCCCTGATGGTCGGGGTGCTGCGCCTGTTTGCCAAGCTGCCCTGGGGCGCTGTACAGCGCGTCGGCGCGGGTATCGGTTGGCTGATGTGGAAAGTGCCCAATGGTTCGCGCAACGTGGTGCGGATCAACCTGGCCAAGTGTTTCCCGGAGATGGACCCGGTTGCCCGTGAGCAGCTGGTTGGCCAGGCGCTGCGGGATATTGGCAAATCCTTTGTCGAAAGTGCCTGTGCCTGGATCTGGCCGCCGCAGCGTTCGCTGGAGCTGGTCAAGGAAGTGCACGGCCTGGAAGTGCTTGAGCAGGCTCTGGCCTCGGGCAAGGGCGTGGTGGGGATCACCAGCCACCTGGGCAACTGGGAAGTGCTGAACCACTTTTACTGTAACCAGTGCAAACCGATCATCTTCTATCGCCCGCCGAAGCTCAAAGCGGTGGATGACCTGTTGCGCGAGCAGCGTGTGCAGATGGGCAACCGCGTGGCGCCGTCGACCAAGGAAGGCATTCTCAGCGTGATCAAGGAAGTGCGCCGCGGTGGCCAGGTGGGTATTCCTGCCGACCCGGAGCCGGCCGAATCGGCAGGGGTGTTTGTGCCGTTCCTGGGCACCCAGGCGCTGACCAGCAAGTTCGTGCCGAACATGTTGGCGGGTGGCAAGGCGGTGGGTGTGTTCCTGCATGCGCTGCGGCTGCCGGATGGTTCGGGCTTTCGGGTGATTCTGGAGGCAGCGCCGGAAGCGATGTACAGCACCGATGTGACCGAATCGGCGGCGGCGATGAGCAAGGTGGTCGAGCGCTATGTGCGCGAGTACCCCAGCCAGTACATGTGGAGCATGAAACGCTTCAAGAAGCGCCCGGCTGGCGAGCCGCGCTGGTACTGAGATTTCTGGGGGCGCTTTGCGCCCCTTTCGCGGGACAAGCCCGCTCCCACATGGGATCGCGGTCACCTGAACGAGCGGCCTTGTGTCGCGATGTTCAGCGCAGCCCACGCTATCTCTGTGGGAGCGGGCTTGCCCCGCGAATGGGCTGCAAAGCAGCCCCGGCAATCTCAGGCCTTGTTGAGCTTCTTCAGGAATACGGCCATCTCCTTCTCGGCCTGCTTGTCCCCATGGGCCTGCGCCGCCACGATCCCGTCTTCCCAGGCCCTGCGCGCTGCCGCCAGGTCACCCTGCAACTGATGCGCTTTGCCCAGTAACTTCCACGCTGCGGAGTACTTGGGATCCTGCTCCACACACCGTGCCAGGTGCACCGCCGCTTCAGCGCCATTGCCTTCATCCAGCCAGGCCTTCCCCAGCCCGAACCGCAGCAATGGGTTATCCACACCCTTGGCCAGCATCTTCTCCAGCGATTCGCGCATGCCCTCTTCTCCTAGAAGAAACTCAAGCCAACGTGGAACAGCTTCTCCACATCCCGAATG from Pseudomonas fortuita carries:
- a CDS encoding tetratricopeptide repeat protein, which translates into the protein MRESLEKMLAKGVDNPLLRFGLGKAWLDEGNGAEAAVHLARCVEQDPKYSAAWKLLGKAHQLQGDLAAARRAWEDGIVAAQAHGDKQAEKEMAVFLKKLNKA